In a single window of the Niabella ginsenosidivorans genome:
- a CDS encoding M20 metallopeptidase family protein, producing the protein MDNLKSLIKEAAFSVKEWVLANRRHLHQHPELSFREWNTCAFIKTQLDALGVNWEPVADTGVIAVIKGEHPSEKVIALRADIDALPITEENTVQYRSCNEGVMHACGHDVHTASLLGVARILQFLRKEFAGTVKLIFQPGEEMLPGGASKIIAAGGLKNPDVQAVLGQHVMPAIPAGKIGVRLGLFMASMDEIKIEVTGKGGHGAEPHKCIDPVMITCTLLQALQQLVSRNADPLMPSVLSFGKLRADGAINIIPDKVLIEGTFRTLNEGWRDEAHKKIKELATALVAGMGGECLVEIRKGYPHLKNNEAFGDAITGYLGEYAGRENIVPLEVWMAAEDFAYYAQELPAFFYLLGVGNAAKNLTSSLHTATFNIDEAVLELSCGGMSYAALRWLGNQ; encoded by the coding sequence ATGGATAATTTAAAAAGTTTAATAAAAGAAGCAGCATTTTCTGTAAAGGAATGGGTGCTGGCCAACCGGCGGCACCTGCACCAACATCCTGAGCTTTCTTTCAGGGAATGGAATACCTGCGCTTTTATAAAAACCCAACTGGATGCGCTGGGAGTAAATTGGGAACCGGTTGCTGATACAGGCGTTATAGCGGTTATAAAAGGAGAACATCCTTCAGAAAAGGTAATAGCGCTGCGTGCAGATATTGACGCGCTGCCTATTACGGAGGAAAATACGGTGCAGTACCGGTCCTGTAACGAAGGGGTGATGCATGCCTGCGGGCATGATGTGCATACGGCTTCCTTATTGGGGGTAGCCAGGATACTTCAGTTCCTCCGGAAAGAATTTGCAGGAACGGTGAAGCTCATTTTTCAGCCGGGCGAGGAAATGCTGCCGGGAGGCGCTTCAAAGATCATTGCAGCCGGTGGTCTGAAAAACCCCGATGTGCAGGCAGTGCTGGGGCAGCATGTAATGCCGGCGATCCCTGCGGGAAAGATCGGGGTACGGTTGGGATTGTTTATGGCATCCATGGACGAAATAAAAATAGAAGTGACCGGAAAAGGAGGGCACGGGGCGGAACCGCATAAATGCATTGACCCGGTAATGATCACCTGTACCTTGCTGCAGGCTTTGCAGCAACTGGTAAGCCGGAATGCAGATCCGCTGATGCCTTCGGTGCTTTCTTTTGGAAAGCTAAGAGCAGATGGGGCTATCAATATTATTCCTGATAAAGTGCTGATAGAAGGTACGTTCAGGACCCTGAATGAAGGCTGGCGGGATGAAGCGCATAAAAAAATAAAAGAGCTGGCTACAGCACTGGTTGCCGGAATGGGAGGGGAGTGCCTGGTTGAGATACGTAAGGGATACCCGCATTTAAAAAATAATGAGGCCTTCGGGGATGCGATAACCGGCTACCTGGGTGAATATGCCGGCAGGGAAAACATTGTTCCTCTGGAGGTATGGATGGCTGCGGAAGATTTTGCTTATTATGCACAGGAGCTTCCTGCGTTCTTTTATTTACTGGGAGTGGGCAATGCGGCAAAGAACCTTACTTCATCCCTGCATACAGCTACTTTTAATATTGATGAAGCGGTGCTGGAGCTGAGCTGCGGCGGAATGAGCTATGCTGCCCTGCGGTGGCTGGGCAATCAGTGA
- a CDS encoding GNAT family N-acetyltransferase: protein MKMDPVTVTLKNRITVQIRAAVKTDAAALLDVGWRYLKESEFLITMADEFNFTKQQEEAWIRSLNERENGLLIVAVAHSKIVGSLDLRGEARTKVRHNAILGIAIRKEWQRVGLGTALMQTAIRWAKEKCILKNIWLNVHATNEPAIALYRKMGFTDAGVQRNFIRETNGSFTDNHIMGLTLE, encoded by the coding sequence ATGAAAATGGATCCCGTAACGGTTACTTTAAAGAACAGGATTACCGTTCAGATAAGAGCCGCAGTAAAGACAGATGCAGCAGCCCTGCTGGATGTTGGCTGGCGTTACCTGAAGGAAAGCGAGTTCCTGATCACTATGGCTGACGAGTTCAACTTTACAAAACAACAGGAGGAAGCCTGGATCCGCTCATTAAATGAGCGTGAGAACGGCCTCCTGATCGTGGCGGTTGCCCATTCAAAAATAGTGGGGAGCCTGGACCTGAGAGGTGAAGCCAGAACAAAAGTGCGGCATAATGCCATACTGGGCATTGCAATACGCAAGGAATGGCAGCGGGTGGGACTGGGAACGGCACTGATGCAAACTGCTATACGGTGGGCAAAAGAAAAATGCATTTTAAAAAACATCTGGCTGAATGTGCATGCAACCAATGAACCGGCCATTGCTTTATACAGGAAAATGGGATTCACAGACGCAGGTGTTCAGCGAAATTTCATCCGGGAAACCAACGGCAGCTTTACGGATAACCACATAATGGGGTTGACATTAGAATAG
- a CDS encoding DUF3810 domain-containing protein: MKTDLINTFVWMKLIRFVRKHRAWVIIAVLAVVIKVVSFFPDVVEKYYAHGVYIFISRLLRFLFGWLPFSIGDIVYAGVITGLIIYIVRVIKRLFKKKAHLIRWKKYLAACLFTILCIYVIFYSFWGLNYSRQSIEEQFGLNTKNITARDLDTLAQLLHDRINREASEMSLAGRDSLLDNDFLFKQSQDAYRLAQQQYPFLNSRPASVKSSLFGELMNYSGLQGYYNPFSGEAQVNTTIPVFLLPSIVTHEMGHQVGYAKESEANFLSFLTSHTYPSVHFRYSTDFVMYAYAVNELYLYDSMKVKAYDSTLHPRVKRDFQTYREFYRKYENRIEPVIHWIYGNYLRANNQPSGNRSYDEVVIWLIGWYRKYGRAAI, encoded by the coding sequence ATGAAAACTGATTTAATCAATACATTTGTCTGGATGAAGCTGATCAGGTTTGTCAGAAAACATAGGGCATGGGTCATAATAGCTGTGCTGGCTGTAGTGATCAAAGTAGTTTCCTTTTTTCCGGATGTTGTTGAAAAATATTACGCGCACGGTGTCTATATTTTCATATCCAGACTGCTGCGTTTTTTGTTTGGCTGGCTCCCCTTCAGCATCGGGGATATTGTTTATGCAGGTGTTATCACAGGACTGATCATCTATATTGTCCGGGTTATAAAAAGGCTGTTCAAAAAGAAGGCGCACCTCATCCGGTGGAAAAAATACCTGGCGGCATGCCTGTTTACGATCCTGTGCATTTATGTGATCTTCTATTCTTTCTGGGGGCTCAACTACAGCCGGCAGAGCATTGAAGAACAGTTTGGGTTAAATACAAAAAACATTACAGCCCGGGATCTGGATACCCTTGCACAACTGCTGCATGACCGTATTAACAGGGAAGCATCGGAAATGTCGCTAGCCGGCAGGGATTCTTTGCTGGATAATGATTTTCTTTTTAAGCAAAGTCAGGATGCCTACCGGCTGGCGCAGCAGCAATACCCGTTTCTGAACAGCCGGCCGGCCTCTGTTAAGTCTTCTTTGTTTGGCGAGCTGATGAATTATTCAGGGCTTCAGGGCTATTACAATCCTTTTTCCGGGGAGGCCCAGGTCAATACAACGATCCCCGTTTTTTTGCTGCCCTCTATAGTAACACACGAGATGGGGCACCAGGTGGGATATGCAAAAGAAAGCGAAGCAAATTTTTTAAGCTTTTTAACCAGCCATACATATCCTTCTGTTCATTTCCGGTATTCAACAGATTTTGTAATGTATGCATATGCGGTTAATGAGCTGTACCTGTATGACTCCATGAAAGTGAAAGCATACGACAGCACGCTGCATCCCAGGGTTAAAAGGGATTTTCAGACCTACCGGGAATTTTACAGGAAATATGAAAACCGTATAGAGCCGGTCATTCACTGGATTTACGGAAATTACCTGCGCGCGAATAACCAGCCTTCCGGCAACCGTTCTTATGACGAGGTGGTGATCTGGCTTATCGGCTGGTACAGGAAATACGGGCGGGCGGCGATATGA
- a CDS encoding GNAT family N-acetyltransferase: protein MDVLIRAERTEDFEAIAHVNEEAFGRTEEAMLIDQLRSSEAFVPELSLVATKGTEIFGHILFTKIKIIDSLSHCYESLALAPIAVRTAYQHQGIGSALIREGLHRAREIGYLSAIVLGHDDYYPRFGFTPASHWNITAPFDVPDEAFMAVELVENGLKNVSGIVIYAKEFEAV from the coding sequence ATGGACGTATTGATTCGGGCAGAACGGACAGAAGATTTTGAGGCCATTGCTCATGTAAACGAAGAAGCCTTTGGCAGAACAGAGGAGGCGATGCTGATCGATCAGCTCAGAAGCAGCGAAGCCTTTGTTCCTGAGCTTTCTTTGGTAGCAACAAAAGGCACTGAAATTTTTGGGCATATCTTATTTACAAAAATCAAGATCATTGACAGCCTGAGCCATTGCTATGAAAGTCTTGCATTAGCGCCCATTGCTGTGCGCACTGCTTACCAGCACCAGGGCATTGGTTCTGCACTGATACGGGAAGGGCTGCACCGCGCAAGGGAAATAGGATATCTTTCCGCCATTGTTTTGGGGCATGATGATTATTATCCACGCTTTGGGTTTACGCCTGCATCGCACTGGAATATTACAGCGCCTTTTGACGTACCGGATGAGGCTTTTATGGCTGTTGAGCTGGTGGAGAACGGGCTCAAAAATGTTTCGGGCATAGTTATCTATGCCAAAGAATTTGAAGCAGTATAA
- a CDS encoding carboxylesterase/lipase family protein, producing MFKNISVLLSFLILTAALSAQQPPVLTTVKNGTLEGYRDAKTGLNIFLGVPFAQPPTGDLRWKAPQPLHNWTGTRSAKKFGPRPVQTNVFGDMIYRSDSMSEDCLYLNIWAPYNKGSRLPVLVYFYGGGFVAGESSEPRYDGAAMAQKGIIAITVNYRLNIFGFFAHPELSREADYKASGNYGLLDQQAALQWVHDNIAAFGGDPDRVTIAGESAGAISVSAQMASPLSKGLFAGAIGESGAAIYPTLPPVPLDSAEAIGKTFADQAGYPTLKELRSLSTAALFQLYNDAHRFGFPVVLDGYFLPNTLPQVFEARRQAMVPLLVGWNSAETGEGAFLKGLPPTKENFTNAVKENFPADFEKVLSVFPHNNADEIRQSAANIASDRFIVYSTWKWFDLHRKNSNQKVYRYLFSKINPNNLPADKQPIGASHASDIPYCMGNLYLLPQIKWTVEDYKTSETFLNYFANFIKSSDPNGKGLPEWPAVKANEEQPPVMNINTNSKKTVPSDQRFQFWEAYFTQQAR from the coding sequence ATGTTCAAAAATATTTCTGTGCTCCTTTCTTTTTTGATTCTTACGGCCGCATTATCTGCACAGCAGCCACCGGTATTGACCACTGTAAAGAATGGAACGCTGGAAGGCTACCGCGATGCAAAAACGGGCCTGAATATTTTCCTGGGCGTTCCCTTTGCACAACCGCCCACAGGTGATCTGAGATGGAAGGCGCCGCAACCCCTGCACAACTGGACCGGAACGCGCTCTGCAAAAAAATTCGGGCCAAGGCCGGTGCAGACCAATGTTTTCGGAGACATGATCTACCGTTCCGACAGTATGAGCGAGGACTGCCTGTATTTAAACATCTGGGCGCCCTATAATAAGGGCAGCCGGCTGCCGGTGCTGGTTTATTTTTATGGCGGCGGTTTTGTTGCAGGGGAGTCATCCGAGCCACGTTATGATGGTGCTGCAATGGCTCAAAAGGGAATTATAGCGATTACCGTTAACTATCGCCTGAATATATTTGGTTTCTTTGCCCACCCGGAACTGAGCAGGGAAGCAGACTACAAAGCATCCGGCAATTACGGGCTGCTGGACCAGCAGGCTGCGCTGCAATGGGTACATGACAACATTGCTGCATTTGGTGGTGACCCTGACCGCGTTACAATTGCCGGGGAATCTGCAGGCGCTATTTCTGTAAGCGCGCAAATGGCTTCTCCCTTATCAAAGGGTCTGTTTGCCGGAGCTATCGGGGAAAGCGGCGCAGCCATCTACCCTACACTGCCGCCCGTTCCGCTGGACTCCGCGGAGGCCATCGGGAAAACCTTTGCCGATCAGGCAGGTTACCCGACCCTAAAAGAGCTGCGGAGCCTTTCAACAGCAGCGCTGTTCCAGTTGTATAATGACGCCCACCGCTTCGGGTTCCCGGTGGTACTGGATGGTTATTTTCTGCCCAATACCCTGCCCCAGGTTTTTGAAGCACGCCGGCAGGCAATGGTGCCGCTGCTGGTGGGCTGGAACTCAGCCGAAACGGGTGAAGGGGCATTTCTGAAAGGCCTGCCGCCAACAAAAGAAAATTTCACGAATGCAGTGAAGGAAAACTTCCCTGCTGATTTTGAAAAAGTGCTTTCTGTTTTTCCGCATAATAACGCCGATGAAATCAGGCAATCCGCCGCCAACATTGCATCCGACCGCTTTATTGTTTACAGTACCTGGAAATGGTTCGACCTGCACCGGAAAAACAGTAACCAGAAAGTATACCGGTATCTTTTCAGTAAAATAAACCCCAACAACCTTCCGGCAGACAAACAGCCTATCGGCGCCAGCCATGCCAGCGATATCCCCTATTGTATGGGTAACCTGTACCTGCTGCCCCAAATAAAATGGACCGTAGAGGACTACAAAACATCTGAAACCTTCCTGAACTATTTTGCCAACTTTATTAAAAGCAGCGATCCCAATGGCAAAGGACTACCGGAATGGCCCGCTGTAAAGGCCAATGAGGAGCAGCCACCGGTAATGAACATCAACACCAACAGCAAAAAAACAGTTCCTTCAGACCAGCGTTTTCAATTCTGGGAAGCTTATTTTACACAGCAGGCCCGGTGA
- a CDS encoding 5' nucleotidase, NT5C type produces MQRLIVDMDGVLADVYSQFRKYEKEESGINQEPHAIIGKKEGEAYKNVRIYVNTPGFFLEAPVIPGSIEVMEQLNREYELFIVSSAMEFPLSLYEKYQWLQQHFPFLSWQQLVLCGSKKVVSGDIMLDDHFKNLDHFNGKTILFTQPHNQLADPGRHERVNNWKEVAELLLPQW; encoded by the coding sequence ATGCAACGTTTAATCGTGGATATGGATGGTGTGCTGGCAGATGTTTATAGTCAGTTCCGGAAATATGAAAAAGAAGAATCGGGTATAAACCAGGAGCCCCATGCGATTATAGGGAAAAAAGAGGGGGAAGCCTATAAAAATGTGCGTATTTATGTAAATACGCCGGGATTTTTTCTGGAGGCGCCGGTAATACCCGGGAGCATTGAAGTGATGGAGCAGCTGAACAGGGAGTATGAATTGTTTATTGTTTCTTCTGCGATGGAGTTTCCGCTGAGCCTTTATGAAAAATACCAGTGGCTGCAACAGCATTTTCCGTTTTTAAGCTGGCAGCAGCTGGTATTATGTGGTTCCAAGAAAGTGGTTTCCGGTGATATTATGCTGGATGATCATTTTAAAAACCTGGATCATTTTAACGGTAAAACTATTTTGTTCACACAGCCGCATAATCAGCTGGCTGATCCCGGCAGGCACGAACGGGTGAATAACTGGAAGGAAGTGGCGGAACTGTTGCTGCCACAGTGGTAG